The following are encoded in a window of Methanobrevibacter ruminantium M1 genomic DNA:
- a CDS encoding energy-coupling factor transporter transmembrane component T, which translates to MELTAIHPGVYLLYYFIMVLLAFIFSDPYFVLSFLALILILIALQGVSSELKNIMKFFIPLSVLIIILNPLLNRTGAHRIYLFNGFFITYEAIAYGILMSLALLIVILVFSSYNRSVSYQEMLYIFSKKLPIISMIIVMALRFIPLINSRAIEVQKLNNLKANGVESDEEDDLNDDSLEDNLSEENNLSDENNSKEDSDSLDLEQFDSNISSLDIGSDSRVFKKIKSSKRFQSIAKEAKVLGKIMGITVSWSLEESMFTAKSMKARGYNSNERTSYLSYKFGLADIIFLAIIIVTVSIIVIGLIQGYGMINIYPSIDFSFSDLPFNIYYFAFIVFLLPLIYLEIKERFLWR; encoded by the coding sequence ATGGAACTTACAGCTATTCATCCAGGCGTATATTTGCTTTACTATTTTATAATGGTTCTCTTGGCTTTCATTTTTAGCGATCCTTATTTTGTATTGAGTTTTTTAGCTTTGATTCTTATTCTTATCGCTCTTCAGGGAGTCTCCAGCGAGCTAAAGAACATAATGAAATTTTTCATACCCTTAAGCGTACTGATTATAATTCTAAATCCCCTCCTGAATCGGACAGGGGCACATAGGATATATCTTTTCAACGGATTCTTCATCACCTATGAGGCAATTGCATATGGGATATTGATGTCATTGGCACTTCTCATTGTAATTCTGGTTTTCTCATCATATAATAGGTCAGTTTCCTATCAGGAGATGCTTTATATCTTTTCTAAAAAGCTTCCAATCATCTCAATGATAATTGTAATGGCATTAAGGTTCATTCCACTAATCAATTCAAGGGCCATTGAGGTTCAAAAGCTGAATAATCTGAAGGCCAATGGGGTAGAATCAGATGAAGAGGATGATTTAAATGATGATTCTCTTGAAGACAATCTTTCTGAGGAAAATAATCTTTCAGATGAAAATAATTCAAAAGAAGATTCAGACTCTCTCGATTTAGAGCAATTCGACTCAAACATATCAAGCCTGGACATCGGTTCCGATTCAAGGGTCTTCAAGAAGATAAAGTCCTCTAAAAGGTTCCAATCCATTGCAAAGGAGGCAAAGGTCCTTGGAAAGATCATGGGAATAACAGTCTCATGGTCCCTTGAAGAGTCCATGTTTACAGCCAAGTCAATGAAAGCCCGTGGATACAACTCCAATGAGCGAACAAGCTATCTTTCATACAAGTTCGGACTTGCAGACATCATATTCCTTGCAATAATCATAGTCACAGTATCAATAATAGTGATAGGCCTTATACAAGGATATGGCATGATAAACATTTATCCTTCAATAGACTTCTCATTCAGCGATTTACCATTTAACATTTATTATTTTGCATTTATAGTATTTTTATTACCTTTAATCTATCTAGAAATTAAGGAGAGATTCCTATGGCGTTAA
- the ribC gene encoding riboflavin synthase, translating to MRIGIADTTFARYDMGAAAIDELKKNASDLKIIRRTVPGVKDLPVASKKLIEEEGCEIVMALGMPGPMEKDKMCAHEASTGLIRAQLMTNTHILEVFVHEDEEEDPKELKKLADNRAREHAQNLIKMMFHPRLMEKEAGKGMREGKEDVGPL from the coding sequence ATGAGAATAGGAATTGCAGATACTACTTTTGCTCGTTATGATATGGGTGCTGCAGCAATAGATGAGTTAAAGAAGAACGCTTCAGACCTTAAGATTATTCGCAGGACTGTTCCTGGGGTAAAGGACCTTCCAGTAGCTAGCAAAAAGCTTATTGAAGAGGAAGGCTGTGAGATAGTCATGGCTTTAGGAATGCCAGGGCCTATGGAAAAGGATAAGATGTGTGCTCATGAGGCTTCTACAGGACTTATACGTGCTCAGCTTATGACAAACACCCATATATTAGAAGTATTTGTTCATGAGGATGAGGAGGAAGATCCTAAGGAACTTAAGAAATTGGCAGATAACAGGGCACGTGAACATGCACAAAACCTTATTAAGATGATGTTCCATCCTAGACTTATGGAAAAGGAAGCAGGAAAGGGAATGAGAGAAGGAAAAGAGGATGTTGGTCCATTATAG
- a CDS encoding right-handed parallel beta-helix repeat-containing protein has product MNKVQLSSILALVLILFLSLAVVSANDDILNINVTDTQDSVIDNSNGISDYFSSDNGIINDDGLSSDDETAGSQLLNDSEDLDSSDDLAKDSDLEDSKETSKTQDNSQKNEDSKTRLSDSSIIRITDSSYSSYFDLSKDGAIREGTIKDGDTLLIGNVSGKIFSITKNINILPISDGDTMSNCLIRLIEGSSGTSLSNLRIVNRNEKVGSFYLCGIHIINSAGHDIVNLTINNSQMKCYGIIMSNASNNRIINSTIITGQATAIPMTGSSNNLFYGNYIETYNTNMIYYCMYGNGDFYPREDLEKSHDNIIANNYFTSRNGTYDSYCYSVCLMAEAGGSGTVIANNTFNNTFRPITVSTPDTLVINNTILNVGGEAGIIVDGNNVTIMNNNISTKRLEGFQWNKEGDVVGIFTYGSNTRIIGNSIDTVGTNGIRSSGDATFISGNTINTESSACINLTKSNAVVEDNALNGIGSSAVRIYTSKLVENTTIRNNNISSDSEGIVLKGKIDYSLVCGNIIEISNPEDAIIVGKYTNRNPLVPQHYAIFNNTINGIVVNLTDISEIERNDTDSGLNNTNTSDSGNNGTGNTGNGTNITDVNGTDINGTDVNGTNITDINGTDVNGTNVTDVNGTDVNGTDVNGTDINGTGNATIPVNITKLSTSITVYNTTVLRGDYLDAYLKDQYGNPISGVSIDFHFKDKVYAKTTDSEGKASLHFDAIPDNYTMNISFTGNNYYLSSNITIDISVIPVSYYLNESNFYEYFGEDGYLKGDYEYADLIFQGDFRNKRIVLNQPLRIISDSAVLYDSIIKIESDKVVVDGFTIVNRNPGNKQDNHRFAILLDYVRDVSVINNKIKLDSYDSGYGIYLSETQDSTVSNNSIDVKADKLTFGIILYDSKDNLIQDNIIKVNGTDDPHQYESTIQVDTSISVDDYEAEGMIIPEVYKTYGIILFYSSSNDIGYNVINATSGLKKYYTAVKESTNSIVGVDLYYDSNYNKVHHNNVVVSAKDPYLYGLGVLGAETGKRDQFATNNSFTDNIVFVNGTYYAAGIIAGYNSINTTILRNYIICFSNNVSYGVILEGALNSVVDSNYVISRSRINYVLEGYDTDYNLISNNTLNAFGQYVGDVSLYNSKHNYIAGNKLSPIFREGRLKDASELPGGVDFDAIFSELGVSNPLHDYSDKDWSELLRTDLTDHADVIPPHTGAFYDDGGEGNIFVDNEVPAPPSGGNGQTNRTGSGETNSNGNGNSSNGSQNSNSNSTVVNNNNGNSGSQSDMDGSGNNPETDTLKGNTVGTSSSAAVTESARAYNLDVDEDAASSRSLSFGGMNIPVLCILFLLIFACASELVKRSKRNIR; this is encoded by the coding sequence ATGAATAAGGTTCAATTGTCCTCCATACTTGCTTTAGTATTAATATTATTCTTGTCTTTGGCTGTAGTTAGTGCAAATGATGATATTTTAAATATTAATGTCACTGACACCCAAGATAGTGTAATTGATAATTCAAATGGCATATCGGATTATTTCTCAAGTGACAATGGCATCATTAATGATGATGGGTTAAGCTCTGATGATGAAACTGCAGGTTCTCAACTCTTAAACGACTCAGAGGATTTGGATTCATCAGATGATTTAGCAAAGGATAGTGATTTGGAAGATTCTAAAGAGACATCTAAAACTCAGGATAATTCACAAAAGAATGAAGATTCTAAAACTAGATTATCAGACAGTTCCATAATAAGAATAACAGATTCTTCATATTCAAGCTACTTTGACCTATCCAAGGATGGGGCCATTAGGGAAGGAACCATCAAGGATGGAGACACTCTTCTCATTGGAAATGTCTCTGGAAAGATATTCTCAATCACAAAGAATATTAACATTCTCCCTATCTCAGATGGGGACACAATGTCCAATTGTCTCATACGCCTTATAGAGGGAAGCTCCGGTACAAGTCTTTCCAATTTAAGGATTGTAAACAGAAATGAGAAAGTCGGGTCCTTCTACCTATGCGGGATTCATATAATCAATTCTGCAGGTCATGATATAGTCAATCTGACAATAAACAACAGCCAGATGAAGTGTTATGGTATAATAATGTCAAACGCTTCAAATAACAGGATTATCAACAGCACAATCATCACAGGCCAGGCAACAGCCATACCAATGACAGGCTCTTCCAACAATCTCTTCTATGGAAACTACATAGAGACATACAATACCAATATGATCTACTATTGTATGTACGGAAACGGTGATTTCTATCCAAGGGAGGATCTGGAAAAGTCCCATGATAATATTATAGCAAACAATTATTTCACTAGTCGAAACGGTACATATGATTCCTACTGCTATTCGGTCTGTCTCATGGCAGAGGCGGGAGGATCAGGTACGGTTATAGCAAACAATACCTTCAACAATACCTTCAGGCCAATTACAGTCTCAACACCTGACACTCTGGTAATAAACAATACCATATTGAATGTAGGGGGAGAGGCAGGCATAATAGTCGATGGAAATAACGTTACAATAATGAATAACAATATCTCCACCAAAAGGCTTGAAGGATTCCAATGGAACAAGGAAGGCGATGTGGTAGGGATTTTCACCTATGGTTCCAATACAAGAATCATAGGCAATTCAATCGACACAGTCGGCACAAATGGAATCAGATCCAGCGGAGATGCAACCTTCATTTCCGGAAATACAATCAATACCGAATCCTCTGCATGCATAAACCTGACAAAGTCAAATGCAGTAGTTGAAGACAATGCATTAAATGGCATAGGCTCAAGTGCAGTTAGGATCTATACATCAAAGCTGGTTGAAAATACCACAATAAGAAACAATAATATAAGTTCAGACTCTGAAGGGATAGTTCTAAAGGGTAAGATAGATTATTCCCTTGTCTGCGGCAATATTATTGAGATTTCCAATCCAGAGGATGCCATAATTGTTGGAAAGTATACAAACAGAAACCCGTTGGTCCCTCAGCATTATGCAATATTTAATAATACAATTAATGGCATAGTTGTGAATCTGACTGACATTTCTGAAATAGAGCGTAATGATACAGATAGCGGATTGAATAATACAAATACAAGTGATTCCGGTAATAATGGTACTGGAAATACGGGTAATGGTACTAATATTACAGATGTTAATGGTACAGATATTAATGGAACTGATGTAAACGGTACTAACATTACAGACATTAATGGAACTGATGTTAACGGCACTAATGTTACTGATGTTAACGGAACAGATGTTAACGGAACAGATGTTAACGGAACTGACATTAACGGCACAGGAAATGCTACCATTCCAGTTAACATAACTAAATTATCCACTTCAATCACTGTCTACAACACAACAGTCCTAAGGGGAGACTACTTGGATGCCTACCTTAAGGACCAATACGGCAATCCTATCTCCGGCGTTTCTATCGACTTCCACTTTAAGGATAAGGTCTATGCTAAGACAACCGACAGTGAAGGAAAGGCAAGTTTGCATTTTGATGCGATTCCGGACAATTACACTATGAATATAAGCTTTACGGGAAATAATTATTATCTATCCTCAAATATTACAATAGACATTTCTGTAATTCCTGTTTCATATTACCTTAATGAATCCAACTTCTATGAATACTTCGGCGAAGACGGATATCTTAAGGGGGATTATGAATATGCAGACCTAATATTCCAAGGTGACTTCCGCAATAAGAGAATTGTGCTGAACCAGCCTTTAAGGATCATTTCAGATTCTGCAGTTCTTTATGATTCAATAATCAAGATAGAATCAGATAAGGTCGTCGTTGACGGTTTTACAATAGTCAACCGAAATCCTGGAAACAAGCAAGACAACCATCGGTTTGCAATTCTTTTGGATTATGTAAGGGATGTTAGCGTAATAAACAACAAAATAAAGTTGGATAGCTATGACAGCGGATATGGAATCTATCTATCCGAAACTCAAGACTCCACTGTATCAAACAATTCCATTGATGTGAAGGCAGATAAGCTTACCTTTGGAATCATCCTTTATGATTCTAAGGACAATCTGATTCAAGACAATATAATCAAGGTCAACGGTACAGACGATCCTCATCAATATGAGTCTACAATTCAGGTTGACACTTCAATCAGCGTAGATGACTATGAGGCAGAGGGCATGATTATTCCTGAAGTATATAAGACATATGGCATAATTCTATTCTATTCATCTTCAAACGACATTGGCTACAATGTGATAAACGCCACATCAGGCCTTAAAAAGTATTACACTGCAGTTAAGGAGTCTACAAACTCCATTGTAGGAGTCGACCTCTATTATGATAGCAACTATAATAAGGTTCATCATAATAATGTTGTTGTCTCTGCAAAGGATCCATACCTTTATGGATTAGGGGTTTTAGGTGCCGAAACCGGTAAGCGAGACCAATTTGCAACTAATAACAGTTTTACCGACAATATCGTATTTGTGAATGGTACTTATTATGCAGCAGGTATAATTGCAGGTTATAATTCAATTAATACTACAATCCTTAGAAATTACATTATTTGCTTTTCAAACAATGTAAGCTATGGTGTGATATTGGAAGGGGCTTTAAATTCAGTGGTGGATTCCAATTACGTTATTTCAAGGTCTAGGATAAATTATGTCCTAGAGGGCTATGACACTGATTATAATCTTATAAGCAATAATACATTAAATGCCTTTGGCCAGTATGTTGGTGATGTAAGCTTGTATAACTCCAAACATAATTACATTGCAGGAAATAAGCTCAGTCCTATCTTTAGGGAAGGCAGGCTTAAGGATGCTAGTGAATTGCCTGGAGGCGTCGACTTTGATGCCATATTCTCAGAATTGGGAGTATCCAATCCATTGCATGACTATTCAGATAAGGACTGGTCAGAATTGCTAAGAACAGATCTTACAGATCACGCAGATGTGATTCCTCCTCATACCGGTGCTTTCTATGATGACGGAGGTGAAGGCAATATCTTTGTTGACAATGAGGTTCCAGCTCCTCCTTCCGGCGGAAACGGCCAGACCAATAGAACAGGCTCCGGCGAAACCAACAGCAATGGAAACGGAAACAGTTCCAATGGAAGCCAGAATTCCAATTCAAATTCCACTGTGGTCAATAATAATAATGGAAATTCAGGAAGCCAAAGCGATATGGATGGCTCCGGAAACAATCCAGAGACCGATACACTAAAGGGAAACACTGTTGGAACAAGCTCATCTGCAGCAGTTACAGAGTCTGCAAGGGCCTATAATTTGGATGTTGATGAAGATGCCGCATCAAGTAGATCATTATCATTTGGAGGCATGAACATACCTGTATTATGTATCTTATTCCTGCTTATATTCGCGTGTGCGTCTGAACTCGTCAAGAGGTCTAAAAGAAACATAAGATAA
- a CDS encoding ATP-binding cassette domain-containing protein — MLEARDIVYAYPDGTVALNNINFKVEKGEMVSLLGRNGAGKSTLFLHFNGIHQPKSGEIYIDGEKLSYGKEELMLARQKVGIVFQNPDNQLFAPTVEEDVAFGPMNLGLPIEEVEKRVKDSLEKVGMGGFEKKSPHHLSGGQKKRIAIAGILAMEPEIMILDEPTSGLDPKGASHILKLLYSLNEEGMTIVISTHDVGLVPVYSSKIFLISDGEIIKSGTPKEVFSDVETIRKADLRLPRVTHLAEILEKNNDIDFGGEYPLTIGEARQKILDLLGK, encoded by the coding sequence ATTTTAGAGGCAAGAGACATTGTTTATGCATATCCAGACGGTACAGTTGCACTAAACAATATAAATTTCAAGGTGGAAAAGGGAGAGATGGTCTCTCTTTTAGGAAGAAACGGCGCAGGGAAATCAACTTTATTTTTGCATTTCAACGGCATTCACCAGCCAAAGTCAGGTGAAATCTATATAGATGGAGAAAAATTATCCTATGGCAAGGAAGAGCTTATGCTCGCTCGTCAGAAGGTTGGAATCGTTTTCCAAAACCCTGACAATCAATTGTTCGCCCCTACTGTAGAGGAGGATGTTGCCTTCGGCCCTATGAATCTAGGCCTTCCTATTGAAGAGGTTGAAAAGAGGGTTAAGGATTCCCTTGAAAAGGTTGGAATGGGAGGATTTGAGAAGAAATCTCCACACCATCTAAGCGGAGGACAGAAGAAAAGAATAGCCATTGCAGGAATTTTGGCTATGGAACCTGAGATAATGATTCTGGATGAGCCTACTTCAGGTCTTGACCCAAAGGGAGCTTCCCATATTCTTAAATTGCTATACTCATTGAATGAAGAGGGGATGACCATTGTCATTTCAACCCACGATGTAGGTCTTGTACCGGTATATTCATCTAAGATATTTCTAATCAGCGATGGGGAGATTATAAAGTCAGGCACTCCTAAAGAGGTATTTTCAGATGTTGAAACAATCAGAAAAGCTGATTTAAGACTTCCAAGGGTAACTCACCTTGCTGAGATATTGGAAAAGAACAATGATATAGATTTCGGCGGAGAGTATCCTTTGACAATCGGCGAGGCCCGTCAGAAAATCCTAGATCTGCTTGGAAAATAA
- a CDS encoding ABC transporter ATP-binding protein, which produces MALIEFKNFSFSYLNSDGTESLEKSLDNISLNINFGDFVLLCGPSGCGKTTLLTNLKKELMPNGRREGSIKYNGTEIAQLDDFTSACDIGYLFQNPDSQIVTDTVIQEIAFPLENIGLPTEEIRNRISEIVAFFGINDILHKNVNELSGGQKQLINLCSLLVLRPKVLLLDEPMSQLDPIASYEFLSIIRRLNEEFSITVIMSEHKADSIFPFIDNAVFLKDGKIEFNDNAHDICEEVINDDIFENYLPAVTKIYNGLSQNYLENEEYISEYEEFTKLNTPLSIREGRRYLNIISDELIKINEDVQKNNNFENDYAYDSLEKDNSNQNSTSSKKEHDYYQKSSLTTKKYNSNKLGLRDRLPFSNDKNTLIRMNGIYFAYEKNNLILKNVDFKLNKGDFLSLVGGNGVGKSTFLQILVGILKPIKGKVRYSKNLKIAYVHQNPMIHFSKDTVKEEFLESILSSNAFSASEFNMETYDGLLKLNGNEFLESDLLNNLKFKNIDYRFKELIGFFDIENLLDKHPYDCSGGEQEKIVIVKALIQNTDVLVLDEPTKGLDPISSKNLAYILNSLVDNGLTIVMTSHDLDFVANNCKRCLMLFDKDIQIDDDPKVIFAENNFYTTFVNRMVKDYIPQAVTLDDVKEIWDLK; this is translated from the coding sequence ATGGCGTTAATCGAATTTAAGAATTTCAGCTTTTCATATCTAAATTCAGACGGAACAGAATCCCTAGAAAAGTCCTTAGACAATATCAGCCTAAATATTAACTTTGGCGATTTTGTTCTTCTATGCGGACCTTCAGGATGCGGAAAGACTACTCTTCTAACCAATCTTAAAAAGGAGCTGATGCCAAACGGAAGACGTGAAGGAAGCATAAAATACAATGGAACTGAAATCGCCCAGCTTGATGATTTCACTTCAGCATGCGATATAGGATATCTTTTCCAGAACCCAGACAGCCAGATAGTGACAGACACTGTAATTCAGGAGATTGCATTCCCTCTTGAAAACATAGGGCTTCCGACAGAGGAGATTCGAAACAGAATAAGCGAGATTGTTGCCTTCTTTGGAATAAATGACATTCTCCATAAGAATGTAAACGAGCTCTCTGGAGGACAGAAGCAGCTTATCAACCTATGTTCCCTTCTTGTCTTAAGGCCAAAGGTTCTTCTTCTTGACGAGCCTATGTCTCAGCTTGACCCGATCGCTTCATATGAGTTCCTTTCAATAATAAGAAGACTCAATGAGGAGTTTTCAATAACAGTCATAATGAGCGAGCATAAGGCAGACAGCATATTTCCATTCATAGACAATGCAGTCTTCCTAAAGGATGGAAAGATAGAGTTCAATGACAATGCCCATGACATCTGTGAGGAAGTAATTAATGATGATATATTTGAAAACTACCTTCCTGCAGTAACAAAGATCTATAATGGCCTTAGCCAAAACTACCTTGAAAATGAGGAATATATAAGCGAATATGAAGAGTTCACTAAATTGAATACTCCTTTAAGCATTCGTGAGGGTAGACGTTATCTTAATATAATTAGTGATGAGTTAATTAAAATAAATGAAGATGTACAAAAAAATAATAATTTTGAAAATGATTATGCATATGATTCATTAGAAAAAGATAATTCTAATCAAAATTCCACTTCAAGCAAAAAAGAACATGATTATTATCAAAAGTCCAGTTTGACCACAAAAAAATACAATTCCAATAAGTTAGGCCTTAGGGATAGGCTTCCATTCTCTAATGATAAGAACACATTAATTAGAATGAATGGAATATACTTTGCATATGAGAAGAATAATCTTATACTAAAGAATGTGGACTTTAAATTGAACAAGGGAGATTTCCTTAGCCTTGTAGGTGGAAATGGAGTAGGAAAATCAACCTTCCTTCAGATATTGGTAGGAATATTAAAGCCGATAAAGGGCAAGGTAAGGTATAGTAAGAATCTGAAGATAGCATATGTTCATCAGAATCCTATGATTCACTTCTCCAAGGACACAGTTAAGGAAGAGTTCCTTGAATCAATATTAAGCTCAAATGCATTCAGCGCAAGCGAATTCAATATGGAAACCTATGATGGTCTTTTAAAGCTGAATGGAAATGAGTTTTTAGAGTCAGACCTATTGAACAATCTAAAGTTTAAAAATATAGACTATAGATTTAAAGAGCTTATTGGATTCTTTGACATTGAAAATCTCTTGGATAAGCATCCTTATGACTGCAGTGGAGGAGAGCAGGAAAAGATAGTAATCGTCAAGGCATTGATTCAAAATACAGACGTTCTGGTATTGGATGAGCCTACAAAAGGTTTGGATCCTATATCAAGCAAAAACTTGGCATATATACTTAATTCATTGGTGGACAATGGATTGACAATTGTAATGACAAGCCATGACTTGGATTTCGTTGCAAACAATTGCAAGAGATGTCTGATGCTATTTGATAAGGACATTCAAATAGATGACGACCCTAAGGTGATATTTGCAGAGAATAACTTCTATACTACCTTTGTAAATAGGATGGTCAAGGATTATATTCCGCAAGCTGTTACATTGGATGATGTAAAGGAGATTTGGGATTTAAAGTGA
- a CDS encoding ECF transporter S component: MIEELVTNMSITESGASASSPIFTITILVFTILLLIGIIYFVFKMYEQSKPTVESIVLIAVLTAIATVGRLILMSIPAVNLASFVIIMVGVVFGKEEGFLVGALTAFVSGIFMGMGYWVIFQMLAWGLMGASAGYLASRFDSLPFRFIFGLLWGFLYGWITDISAIFYSGTALQITPIIALYINGFTYDLTHGVTNAVLLVVLYDWFKKMFTRAKIKYLSNPSSSDESIDLTN, encoded by the coding sequence ATGATAGAGGAATTAGTAACTAACATGTCTATAACGGAAAGCGGAGCTTCAGCCAGCTCTCCAATATTTACAATAACAATTCTAGTCTTTACAATCTTGCTCCTTATAGGCATAATATATTTTGTCTTTAAGATGTATGAACAGTCAAAGCCTACAGTTGAATCAATCGTTCTAATTGCCGTTTTAACAGCTATTGCAACTGTGGGACGTCTTATTCTAATGTCAATACCTGCTGTAAACCTGGCATCATTTGTAATAATAATGGTGGGGGTTGTCTTTGGCAAGGAGGAAGGTTTCCTTGTAGGTGCCCTTACAGCATTTGTTTCAGGCATATTCATGGGAATGGGATATTGGGTCATTTTCCAGATGCTTGCTTGGGGACTTATGGGAGCAAGTGCAGGATACTTGGCTTCAAGGTTTGACAGCTTGCCATTCAGATTCATATTCGGACTCCTATGGGGATTCCTTTACGGCTGGATAACTGATATTTCAGCTATCTTCTATTCAGGAACCGCATTGCAGATTACTCCAATCATTGCATTGTACATTAACGGTTTCACCTATGACTTGACTCACGGAGTAACTAATGCAGTGCTTTTAGTCGTATTGTATGACTGGTTTAAGAAGATGTTTACAAGAGCTAAGATTAAATATCTGTCTAATCCAAGCTCAAGTGATGAAAGCATTGACTTAACTAATTAA
- a CDS encoding adenosylcobinamide amidohydrolase codes for MTNDDKTQEFKLISKTIDGDEIFLNHDSIVVKFAGKRNAIVTSWLNGGYSEDLSAVFNHQLSQENIDEYGDGGILGFLEMLSYDFYNKLDLKGNKLSGLVTSAQIDEYSIAVERYKDIEVLAITTAGVRVNAVSAGDVASYYELNGEYDFDLENEDPNPNKPGTINNIILINCRLDESSLLLAEMIAVEAKAVALRDLMTSSNYSSEIATGTGTDGIAICSNLQSDNFIENVSKHAKIGELIANAVIRSIKEALANLQWLTPSYQLNALVRLDRFKMNLDEFYDKSLNLDEMEKKEFIMSLIKVSKNPELVGYVSLIIHIIDQYRIGLLDKKPALKVLNSILNSNFNRKEWNSMKLLLEYVIEKQIE; via the coding sequence ATGACAAATGATGATAAGACCCAAGAATTCAAACTCATTTCAAAAACAATTGATGGCGATGAGATATTTCTCAATCATGATTCAATTGTAGTGAAATTTGCAGGCAAAAGGAATGCCATAGTCACTTCTTGGTTAAATGGAGGTTATAGCGAAGATCTCTCTGCTGTATTCAATCATCAGCTGTCACAGGAGAACATTGACGAATATGGTGATGGTGGCATATTGGGCTTTTTGGAGATGCTATCCTACGATTTCTATAATAAACTTGACTTGAAGGGCAATAAGTTAAGCGGTTTGGTCACTTCAGCTCAAATAGATGAGTATTCAATTGCTGTAGAGAGATATAAGGACATTGAGGTTCTAGCCATTACAACAGCTGGAGTTCGCGTTAATGCGGTCTCAGCAGGGGATGTCGCTTCCTATTATGAATTGAACGGAGAATATGATTTTGATTTGGAAAATGAAGATCCAAATCCTAATAAGCCTGGAACAATCAATAACATCATCCTAATCAATTGCAGGCTTGATGAAAGCTCCCTTCTTTTAGCTGAAATGATAGCTGTAGAGGCTAAGGCAGTGGCTCTAAGGGACCTTATGACTTCAAGCAATTATTCTAGCGAGATAGCAACCGGAACAGGCACAGACGGCATAGCAATATGCTCAAATCTCCAAAGCGATAACTTTATTGAGAATGTGAGCAAGCATGCAAAGATTGGTGAATTGATTGCAAATGCAGTCATCCGCTCAATAAAGGAGGCTTTGGCTAATCTGCAATGGCTCACTCCATCATATCAGCTGAATGCACTTGTAAGGCTAGACAGATTTAAGATGAATCTGGATGAGTTCTATGACAAAAGCTTGAATCTGGATGAGATGGAGAAAAAGGAATTTATAATGTCCTTAATTAAGGTCTCAAAAAACCCAGAGCTTGTTGGATATGTTTCATTAATCATTCATATCATAGATCAGTATAGGATTGGATTATTGGATAAAAAGCCTGCCTTAAAGGTTTTAAATTCTATTTTGAATAGCAATTTCAACCGAAAGGAATGGAATTCCATGAAACTGCTTTTGGAATACGTCATTGAAAAGCAGATAGAATAA